In the genome of Streptomyces collinus, one region contains:
- a CDS encoding ABC transporter permease, whose translation MSTATTTESTELAPVSAESLAALLVSQERPPRPSAWSASMTFGWRAILKIKHVPEQLFDVTAFPIMMVLMYTYLFGGALAGSPEEYIQFLLPGILVMSVVMITMYTGVSVNTDIEKGVFDRFRSLPIWRPSTMVGYLLGDALRYTIASIVMLTVGMILGYRPDGGVAGVLAGIALLVAFSFAFSWIWTMFGLMLRTEKSVMGVSMMVIFPLTFLSNVFVDPKTMPGWLQAFVNNSPITHLASAVRGLMGGDWPADEVAWSLGWAGLFVLVFGPITMRLYNRK comes from the coding sequence ATGAGCACCGCGACGACCACCGAGAGCACAGAGCTCGCCCCGGTCAGCGCCGAGTCCCTCGCCGCGCTGCTCGTCTCCCAGGAACGGCCTCCGCGTCCCAGCGCGTGGTCGGCCTCGATGACGTTCGGCTGGCGGGCCATCCTCAAGATCAAGCACGTGCCGGAGCAGCTCTTCGACGTCACGGCGTTCCCGATCATGATGGTGCTGATGTACACGTACCTGTTCGGCGGGGCGCTGGCCGGCTCGCCGGAGGAGTACATCCAGTTCCTGCTGCCGGGCATCCTCGTGATGTCGGTCGTGATGATCACGATGTACACGGGCGTCTCCGTGAACACCGACATCGAGAAGGGCGTCTTCGACCGGTTCCGCAGCCTGCCGATCTGGCGGCCGTCGACGATGGTCGGCTATCTGCTCGGTGACGCCCTGCGGTACACGATCGCGTCGATCGTGATGCTCACCGTCGGCATGATCCTCGGCTACCGGCCGGACGGCGGGGTCGCCGGTGTGCTCGCCGGGATCGCCCTGCTGGTGGCCTTCTCGTTCGCCTTCTCCTGGATCTGGACGATGTTCGGGCTGATGCTGCGCACCGAGAAGTCGGTGATGGGCGTCAGCATGATGGTGATCTTCCCGCTCACCTTCCTGTCCAACGTGTTCGTGGACCCGAAGACGATGCCGGGCTGGCTGCAGGCGTTCGTGAACAACAGCCCCATCACCCATCTGGCGTCGGCGGTGCGCGGTCTGATGGGCGGCGACTGGCCGGCCGACGAGGTCGCCTGGTCGCTGGGCTGGGCCGGGCTGTTCGTGCTGGTCTTCGGGCCGATCACGATGCGGCTCTACAACCGGAAGTAG
- a CDS encoding ATP-binding cassette domain-containing protein has translation MSTQTSGLAIETAGLVKTFGDTRAVDGVDLAVPAGTVYGVLGPNGAGKTTTVKMLATLLRPDGGEAHVFGHDVVREADEVRGRVSLTGQYASVDEDLTGTENLVLLGRLLGHHKKSARERAGRLLEAFGLSEAAAKQVKHYSGGMRRRIDIAASILNTPDLLFLDEPTTGLDPRSRNQVWDIVRAVVAQGTTVLLTTQYLDEADQLASRIAVIDRGRVIAEGTKGELKSSVGAGSVHLRLRDPGQRDLAAGLLRRALDAQVQPEPDPVALTARLATAAGDDSAAEQASRALGELARAGITVDNFSLGQPSLDEVFLALTGHDTHDSADRSTDRSDDPKDEVAA, from the coding sequence ATGAGCACGCAGACGTCCGGCCTGGCGATCGAGACCGCGGGCCTGGTGAAAACGTTCGGCGATACGAGGGCCGTCGACGGAGTCGACCTGGCCGTGCCCGCGGGCACGGTCTACGGCGTCCTCGGCCCGAACGGCGCCGGCAAGACCACCACCGTGAAGATGCTCGCCACACTCCTGCGGCCGGACGGCGGCGAGGCGCACGTCTTCGGCCACGACGTCGTCCGCGAGGCGGACGAGGTACGCGGCCGGGTGAGCCTCACCGGCCAGTACGCGTCGGTGGACGAAGACCTCACCGGCACCGAGAACCTGGTCCTGCTCGGCCGGCTTCTCGGGCACCACAAGAAGTCCGCCCGCGAACGCGCCGGCCGGCTCCTGGAGGCCTTCGGGCTCTCGGAGGCGGCCGCCAAGCAGGTCAAGCACTACTCGGGCGGCATGCGGCGCCGCATCGACATCGCCGCCTCCATCCTCAACACCCCCGACCTGCTCTTCCTCGACGAGCCGACGACCGGCCTGGACCCGCGCAGCCGCAACCAGGTCTGGGACATCGTGCGGGCCGTGGTCGCCCAGGGCACCACGGTGCTGCTGACCACGCAGTATCTGGACGAGGCCGACCAGCTGGCGTCCCGGATCGCCGTCATCGACCGCGGCAGGGTGATCGCCGAGGGCACCAAGGGCGAGCTGAAGTCGTCCGTCGGCGCCGGATCCGTCCATCTGCGCCTGCGAGATCCCGGGCAGCGTGATCTCGCGGCCGGCCTGCTGCGCCGGGCCCTCGACGCGCAGGTGCAGCCGGAGCCCGACCCGGTGGCCCTCACCGCCCGCCTCGCCACGGCGGCCGGCGACGACTCCGCCGCCGAGCAGGCCTCCCGCGCCCTGGGCGAGCTGGCCCGCGCCGGGATCACCGTCGACAACTTCTCGCTGGGCCAGCCCAGCCTCGACGAGGTGTTCCTCGCTCTCACCGGGCACGACACGCACGACTCCGCCGACCGCTCCACCGACCGCTCCGACGACCCGAAGGACGAGGTGGCGGCATGA
- a CDS encoding NAD(P)H-quinone oxidoreductase, which translates to MHAITIPEPGGPEALVWDEVPDPVPGEGEVLVEVAAGAVNRADILQRQGFYEPPPGASPYPGLECSGRIAGIGPGVSGWNVGDEVCALLSGGGYAEKVAVPAGQLLPVPEGVGLTQAAALPEVACTVWSNVFMVAHLRPGETLLVHGGSSGIGTMAIQLAKAVGARVAVTAGTKEKLQACAELGADILVNYREQDFVEEVRTATDGAGADVILDNMGAKYLERNVKALAVNGRLAIIGMQGGVKGELNIGALLAKRAAISATSLRARPKEEKTAIVAAVREHVWPLFADGHLRPVVDRELPMRDAAAAHRVVEESSHVGKVLLITPQGT; encoded by the coding sequence ATGCATGCGATCACGATTCCCGAACCTGGTGGGCCCGAGGCGCTGGTATGGGACGAGGTCCCCGATCCCGTGCCCGGCGAGGGCGAGGTCCTGGTCGAGGTGGCGGCCGGCGCCGTCAACCGGGCCGACATCCTGCAGCGGCAGGGCTTCTACGAACCGCCGCCCGGCGCGTCCCCCTACCCCGGCCTGGAATGTTCCGGACGGATCGCCGGGATCGGCCCCGGCGTCTCCGGGTGGAACGTCGGCGACGAGGTGTGCGCGCTGCTCTCCGGCGGCGGCTACGCCGAGAAGGTGGCCGTCCCGGCCGGGCAGCTGCTGCCCGTGCCCGAGGGGGTCGGTCTGACGCAGGCGGCGGCGCTGCCCGAGGTGGCCTGCACCGTCTGGTCGAACGTCTTCATGGTCGCCCACCTGCGGCCCGGCGAGACGCTCCTCGTGCACGGCGGCTCCAGCGGCATCGGCACCATGGCCATCCAGCTGGCCAAGGCCGTCGGTGCGCGGGTGGCCGTGACGGCCGGTACGAAGGAGAAGCTCCAGGCGTGCGCCGAGCTGGGCGCCGACATCCTGGTCAACTACCGCGAGCAGGACTTCGTCGAGGAGGTCAGGACGGCGACGGACGGTGCCGGGGCCGATGTCATCCTCGACAACATGGGCGCCAAGTACCTGGAGCGCAACGTCAAGGCCCTGGCCGTCAACGGCCGCCTCGCGATCATCGGCATGCAGGGCGGCGTCAAGGGCGAGCTGAACATCGGTGCCCTGCTGGCCAAGCGCGCCGCGATCAGCGCGACGTCCCTGCGGGCCCGGCCCAAGGAGGAGAAGACGGCCATCGTCGCGGCCGTACGCGAACACGTCTGGCCGCTGTTCGCGGACGGGCACCTGCGTCCGGTCGTCGACCGTGAGCTCCCGATGCGGGACGCCGCCGCCGCGCACCGGGTGGTGGAGGAGAGCAGCCACGTCGGCAAGGTCCTGCTGATCACCCCGCAGGGCACCTGA
- a CDS encoding bacterial proteasome activator family protein, which produces MEMPRNERSPENPQILVVGQDGMALGGGSADEDSRETPVTEQVEQPAKVMRIGSMIKQLLEEVRAAPLDEASRVRLKDIHASSVKELEDGLAPELVEELERLSLPFTDEATPSDSELRIAQAQLVGWLEGLFHGIQTTLFAQQMAARAQLEQMRRALPPGVGDGLDEQHPGGRTGGPYL; this is translated from the coding sequence ATGGAGATGCCGAGGAACGAAAGGTCGCCGGAGAACCCGCAGATCCTGGTCGTGGGCCAGGACGGCATGGCGCTCGGTGGCGGCAGCGCAGACGAGGACTCCCGCGAGACCCCGGTCACGGAACAGGTGGAGCAGCCCGCGAAGGTCATGCGGATCGGCAGCATGATCAAGCAGCTGCTGGAGGAAGTGCGGGCGGCTCCCCTGGACGAGGCCAGCCGCGTCCGGCTGAAGGACATCCACGCCAGCTCGGTGAAGGAGCTGGAGGACGGTCTGGCGCCCGAGCTGGTCGAGGAGCTGGAGCGGCTCTCCCTGCCCTTCACGGACGAGGCGACCCCCAGCGACTCGGAGCTGCGCATCGCGCAGGCCCAGCTGGTCGGCTGGCTGGAGGGGCTCTTCCACGGGATCCAGACGACGCTGTTCGCCCAGCAGATGGCGGCCCGCGCCCAGCTGGAGCAGATGCGCCGCGCGCTTCCGCCGGGTGTCGGGGACGGCCTCGACGAGCAGCACCCGGGCGGCCGGACCGGCGGCCCCTACCTGTAG
- a CDS encoding protein kinase domain-containing protein, with translation MSQDGAQGQHTGRALASGRYQLRDLLGQGGMASVHLAYDSVLDRQVAIKTLHTDLGREQAFRERFRREAQSVAKLTHTNIVSVFDTGEDTLDGMTTPYIVMEYVEGRPLGSVLDEDVRQQGAMPADKALKITADVLAALEISHEMGLVHRDIKPGNVMMTKRAVVKVMDFGIARAMQSGVTSMTQTGMVVGTPQYLSPEQALGRGVDARSDLYSVGIMLFQLVTGRLPFEADSPLAIAYAHVQEEPPVPSSINRALPPAVDALIARALKKNPNERFPSAEAMRDECLRVAASVQAAPPSIVPGTQAPSGAGVGSAVFPPVDQATPAPSGQVQTPYQPTPPPNPYGTPAPTGPSPAYGYPQQGGYPTPSPAGYSPQQAPPTPPPYNLTPQTAVAPSGGGRNNKPVIIGAVIVSVLAVGGLVTALLLNGGGEDPQGGGSSASASASAEKKPGYRGPDTAKTIDTEECTEPRESYNDPDKIRIPDFQFKNIKSVKACLQAAGWELDEKKVDENTYGDGTVMNQFPSADTDVDPEDMPEIELSVSTGNPPS, from the coding sequence ATGAGCCAGGACGGCGCACAGGGCCAGCACACGGGGCGGGCGCTCGCCAGCGGCCGCTATCAGCTGCGTGACCTCCTCGGCCAGGGCGGCATGGCCTCGGTGCACCTCGCGTACGACAGCGTGCTCGACCGGCAGGTCGCGATCAAGACACTTCACACGGATCTCGGTCGGGAACAAGCCTTCCGCGAACGGTTCCGCCGCGAGGCCCAGTCCGTGGCCAAGCTCACGCACACCAACATCGTCTCGGTCTTCGACACCGGCGAGGACACCCTCGACGGCATGACGACGCCGTACATCGTCATGGAGTACGTCGAGGGCCGCCCGCTCGGCTCGGTCCTCGACGAGGACGTGCGGCAGCAGGGCGCGATGCCCGCCGACAAGGCGCTGAAGATCACCGCGGACGTGCTGGCAGCGCTGGAGATCAGCCACGAGATGGGCCTGGTCCACCGGGACATCAAGCCGGGCAACGTGATGATGACCAAGCGCGCCGTGGTCAAGGTCATGGACTTCGGCATCGCCCGCGCCATGCAGTCCGGCGTGACGTCGATGACGCAGACCGGCATGGTCGTCGGAACCCCGCAGTACCTGTCGCCGGAACAGGCCCTCGGCCGCGGGGTGGACGCCCGCTCCGACCTGTACTCGGTCGGCATCATGCTGTTCCAGCTGGTGACCGGGCGGCTGCCGTTCGAGGCGGACTCGCCGCTGGCCATCGCGTACGCGCACGTGCAGGAGGAGCCGCCGGTTCCGTCCTCGATCAACCGCGCGCTGCCCCCGGCCGTGGACGCGCTGATCGCCCGGGCGCTGAAGAAGAATCCGAACGAGCGCTTCCCCAGCGCCGAGGCCATGCGCGACGAGTGCCTGCGGGTGGCGGCGTCCGTCCAGGCCGCGCCGCCGAGCATCGTCCCGGGCACGCAGGCCCCGAGCGGCGCGGGCGTCGGCTCGGCCGTGTTCCCGCCGGTCGACCAGGCGACCCCGGCGCCCTCGGGCCAGGTGCAGACGCCGTACCAGCCGACCCCGCCCCCGAACCCCTACGGCACGCCCGCACCGACGGGACCGTCCCCGGCGTACGGCTATCCGCAGCAGGGCGGCTACCCGACGCCGTCCCCGGCGGGCTACTCCCCGCAGCAGGCCCCCCCGACTCCGCCGCCGTACAACCTGACGCCCCAGACCGCGGTGGCCCCCTCCGGCGGCGGCAGGAACAACAAGCCGGTCATCATCGGCGCGGTGATCGTCTCCGTCCTCGCGGTCGGCGGCCTCGTCACCGCGCTGCTGCTGAACGGCGGCGGCGAGGACCCCCAGGGCGGCGGCAGCAGCGCGAGTGCGTCGGCCTCGGCGGAGAAGAAGCCCGGCTACCGCGGGCCGGACACCGCGAAGACGATCGACACCGAGGAGTGCACGGAGCCGCGGGAGTCGTACAACGACCCCGACAAGATCCGGATCCCGGACTTCCAGTTCAAGAACATCAAGTCGGTCAAGGCCTGTCTCCAGGCGGCGGGCTGGGAACTGGACGAGAAGAAGGTCGACGAGAACACCTACGGCGACGGCACGGTCATGAACCAGTTCCCGTCCGCCGACACCGATGTCGACCCGGAGGACATGCCGGAGATCGAGCTCAGCGTCTCCACGGGCAACCCGCCCTCCTGA
- a CDS encoding protein kinase domain-containing protein, whose amino-acid sequence MAQQQAAQGPSDPEASGGGMSDAPELWGNGGLVGDGRYRLTRRLGRGGMAEVFAAEDVRLGRTVAVKLLRSDLAEDPVSKARFTREAQSVAGLNHHSIVAVYDSGEDFVGGQSVPYIVMEIVEGRTIRDLLLNAEAPGPEQALIIVSGVLEALAYSHQHGIVHRDIKPANVIITHNGAVKVMDFGIARALHGASTTMTQTGMVMGTPQYLSPEQALGKAVDHRSDLYATGCLLYELLSLRPPFTGETPLSVVYQHVQDIPTPPSEASDACPPELDGLVMRSLAKEPDDRFQTAEEMRGLVQYALQMLYDQGGHTGTWNTGPVDMHEGRHTPSGGFAGATAVMGHTGDASGTTQIPSPILPGGYGGGDDGGFEGHGNKGSGRGKLWILAVLAVIAIAAGVALALQNTGGGKDDPSKEQKPTTSQTTEKKTPSETPSDDDTGAPTDTSTDDGTGTGSGNGNWTPSYSPSYTPSQSAPESPTGEPTGEPTSAEPTGEPTEEEPTDPGTPTDDTGGVDGGTTEGVVGGAGGGEGGS is encoded by the coding sequence ATGGCACAGCAGCAGGCCGCTCAGGGCCCGTCCGACCCCGAGGCGTCTGGCGGCGGCATGTCGGACGCGCCGGAGCTCTGGGGTAACGGCGGGTTGGTCGGGGACGGCCGGTACCGGCTGACCCGCAGACTCGGCCGGGGCGGCATGGCCGAGGTGTTCGCAGCCGAGGACGTCCGTCTCGGACGCACCGTCGCGGTCAAGCTGCTCCGCTCCGACCTCGCCGAGGACCCGGTGTCCAAGGCGCGGTTCACGCGCGAGGCCCAGTCGGTGGCCGGTCTCAACCACCACTCGATCGTCGCCGTGTACGACTCCGGCGAGGACTTCGTCGGCGGCCAGTCCGTGCCGTACATCGTCATGGAGATCGTCGAGGGCCGCACCATCCGCGACCTGCTGCTGAACGCGGAGGCCCCCGGCCCCGAGCAGGCGCTGATCATCGTCTCGGGCGTCCTGGAGGCGCTCGCCTACTCGCACCAGCACGGCATCGTGCACCGCGACATCAAGCCCGCCAACGTCATCATCACGCACAACGGCGCCGTGAAGGTGATGGACTTCGGCATCGCCCGGGCCCTGCACGGCGCGTCCACGACGATGACGCAGACCGGCATGGTCATGGGCACCCCGCAGTACCTCTCCCCCGAGCAGGCGCTCGGCAAGGCCGTCGACCACCGCTCCGACCTGTACGCGACGGGCTGCCTGCTCTACGAACTCCTCTCGCTGCGCCCGCCCTTCACCGGCGAGACCCCGCTGTCCGTGGTCTACCAGCACGTCCAGGACATCCCGACGCCTCCGTCCGAGGCGTCCGACGCCTGCCCGCCGGAGCTGGACGGCCTGGTCATGCGCTCCCTCGCCAAGGAGCCCGACGACCGCTTCCAGACGGCCGAGGAGATGCGCGGGCTGGTCCAGTACGCGCTCCAGATGCTCTACGACCAGGGCGGCCACACCGGCACCTGGAACACCGGGCCGGTCGACATGCACGAGGGCCGGCACACCCCGTCCGGCGGCTTCGCCGGCGCGACGGCCGTGATGGGCCACACCGGGGACGCCTCCGGCACCACGCAGATCCCCTCGCCGATCCTGCCCGGCGGCTACGGCGGCGGGGACGACGGCGGCTTCGAGGGCCACGGCAACAAGGGCAGCGGCCGCGGCAAGCTCTGGATCCTCGCGGTGCTCGCGGTGATCGCCATCGCCGCGGGTGTCGCCCTGGCGCTGCAGAACACCGGCGGCGGCAAGGACGACCCGAGCAAGGAGCAGAAGCCGACCACCTCGCAGACGACCGAGAAGAAGACGCCCAGCGAGACCCCGAGCGACGACGACACCGGCGCGCCGACCGACACGAGCACGGACGACGGCACCGGTACCGGCTCGGGCAACGGCAACTGGACGCCGTCGTACTCGCCCTCCTACACGCCGTCGCAGAGCGCTCCCGAGTCGCCCACCGGCGAGCCGACGGGCGAGCCGACCAGCGCGGAGCCGACCGGCGAGCCCACGGAGGAGGAGCCGACGGACCCCGGCACCCCGACCGACGACACCGGCGGTGTCGACGGCGGCACCACGGAGGGCGTCGTCGGCGGCGCGGGTGGCGGCGAAGGCGGCAGCTGA
- the pdhA gene encoding pyruvate dehydrogenase (acetyl-transferring) E1 component subunit alpha yields MTVESTAARTPRRSAGSKAGTTGTKRTRTTAKKDAGTEPQLVQLLTPEGKRVKNAEYDKYVAGITPEELRGLYRDMVLTRRFDAEATSLQRQGELGLWASLLGQEAAQIGSGRATREDDYVFPTYREHGVAWCRGVDPANLLGMFRGVNNGGWDPNSNNFQLYTIVIGSQTLHATGYAMGVAKDGADSAVIAYFGDGASSQGDVAESFTFSAVYNAPVVFFCQNNQWAISEPTEKQSRVPIYQRAQGFGFPGVRVDGNDVLGVLAVTRWALERARSGEGPTLVEAFTYRMGAHTTSDDPTRYRGDEERQAWEAKDPILRLRRYLEASNHADEGFFEELEAESEALGKRVREAVRAMPDPDHFAIFENAYADGHALVDEERAQFAAYQASFADEGGN; encoded by the coding sequence GTGACCGTGGAGAGCACTGCCGCGCGCACACCGCGACGCAGCGCCGGAAGCAAGGCCGGCACCACCGGCACCAAGCGCACCCGCACGACCGCCAAGAAGGACGCCGGCACCGAGCCCCAGCTCGTGCAGCTGCTGACGCCCGAGGGCAAGCGCGTCAAGAACGCCGAGTACGACAAGTACGTCGCCGGTATCACTCCGGAAGAGCTCCGCGGCCTCTACCGCGACATGGTGCTCACCCGCCGCTTCGACGCCGAGGCCACCTCCCTGCAGCGCCAGGGCGAGCTGGGCCTGTGGGCGTCGCTGCTCGGCCAGGAGGCCGCCCAGATCGGGTCCGGCCGGGCCACCCGGGAGGACGACTACGTCTTCCCGACCTACCGCGAGCACGGCGTGGCCTGGTGCCGCGGCGTCGACCCGGCCAACCTGCTCGGGATGTTCCGCGGTGTGAACAACGGCGGCTGGGATCCCAACAGCAACAACTTCCAGCTGTACACGATCGTCATCGGCTCCCAGACGCTGCACGCCACCGGCTACGCGATGGGCGTCGCCAAGGACGGCGCCGACAGCGCGGTGATCGCCTACTTCGGTGACGGAGCCTCCAGCCAGGGCGACGTGGCCGAATCGTTCACCTTCTCCGCGGTCTACAACGCCCCGGTCGTGTTCTTCTGCCAGAACAACCAGTGGGCCATCTCCGAGCCGACCGAGAAGCAGTCCCGCGTGCCGATCTACCAGCGCGCCCAGGGCTTCGGCTTCCCGGGCGTCCGGGTGGACGGCAACGACGTGCTCGGCGTCCTCGCGGTCACCCGGTGGGCCCTGGAGCGGGCCCGCAGCGGCGAGGGCCCGACCCTCGTCGAGGCGTTCACCTACCGCATGGGCGCCCACACCACCTCCGACGACCCGACCCGCTACCGGGGCGACGAGGAGCGCCAGGCCTGGGAGGCCAAGGACCCGATCCTGCGGCTTCGCCGGTACCTGGAGGCCTCAAACCACGCGGACGAGGGATTCTTCGAGGAACTGGAGGCCGAGTCCGAGGCGTTGGGCAAACGAGTGCGCGAGGCGGTCCGTGCCATGCCGGACCCGGACCACTTCGCGATCTTCGAGAACGCCTACGCGGACGGACACGCGCTCGTCGACGAGGAGCGCGCCCAGTTCGCCGCGTACCAGGCGTCGTTCGCCGACGAGGGGGGTAACTGA
- a CDS encoding alpha-ketoacid dehydrogenase subunit beta: MADKMALAKAINESLRRALESDPKVLIMGEDVGKLGGVFRVTDGLQKDFGESRVIDTPLAESGIVGTAIGLALRGYRPVVEIQFDGFVFPAYDQIVTQLAKMHARSLGKVKLPVVVRIPYGGGIGAVEHHSESPEALFAHVAGLKIVSPSNASDAYWMMQQAIQSDDPVIFFEPKRRYWDKGEVNAEAIPGPLHKAQVVREGTDLTLAAYGPMVKLCQEVADAAAEEGKNLEVLDLRSVSPLDFDSIQASVEKTRRLVVVHEAPVFFGSGAEIAARITERCFYHLEAPVLRVGGYHAPYPPARLEEEYLPNLDRVLDAVDRSLAY; encoded by the coding sequence ATGGCCGACAAGATGGCACTGGCCAAGGCGATCAACGAGTCGCTGCGCCGCGCTCTGGAGTCCGACCCCAAGGTCCTGATCATGGGTGAGGACGTCGGCAAGCTCGGCGGCGTCTTCCGTGTGACGGACGGCCTGCAGAAGGACTTCGGCGAGAGCCGCGTCATCGACACCCCGCTCGCCGAGTCGGGCATCGTCGGCACGGCGATCGGCCTGGCCCTGCGCGGCTACCGCCCGGTGGTGGAGATCCAGTTCGACGGCTTCGTCTTCCCGGCGTACGACCAGATCGTCACGCAGCTCGCGAAGATGCACGCCCGCTCGCTGGGCAAGGTCAAGCTCCCGGTCGTCGTGCGCATCCCGTACGGCGGCGGCATCGGCGCGGTGGAACACCACTCCGAGTCCCCCGAGGCGCTCTTCGCGCACGTGGCGGGCCTGAAGATCGTCAGCCCGTCGAACGCGTCGGACGCCTACTGGATGATGCAGCAGGCCATCCAGAGCGACGACCCGGTGATCTTCTTCGAGCCCAAGCGCCGCTACTGGGACAAGGGCGAGGTCAACGCGGAGGCGATCCCGGGCCCGCTGCACAAGGCCCAGGTGGTCCGCGAGGGCACCGACCTCACCCTGGCCGCCTACGGCCCGATGGTGAAGCTCTGCCAGGAGGTCGCGGACGCGGCCGCCGAGGAGGGCAAGAACCTGGAGGTCCTGGACCTGCGCTCGGTCTCCCCGCTCGACTTCGACTCGATCCAGGCCTCGGTGGAGAAGACGCGCCGTCTGGTCGTCGTCCACGAGGCCCCGGTGTTCTTCGGGTCGGGTGCGGAGATCGCCGCCCGGATCACGGAACGCTGCTTCTACCACCTGGAGGCCCCGGTGCTCCGGGTCGGCGGCTACCACGCCCCGTACCCGCCGGCCCGCCTGGAGGAGGAGTACCTGCCGAACCTGGACCGGGTACTGGACGCCGTCGACCGCTCGCTGGCGTACTGA
- a CDS encoding dihydrolipoamide acetyltransferase family protein → MTTMTEASVREFKMPDVGEGLTEAEILKWYVQPGDTVTDGQVVCEVETAKAAVELPIPYDGVVRDLHFPEGTTVDVGTAIISVDVGGGSAAPAAEQPAAVRPAAAAPAEEPKAAGSGRQPVLVGYGVATSSTRRRPRKGPEVPVQQASTAIQTELNGHAPVAPAAPEAAATAAPAGTERPLAKPPVRKLAKDLGVDLTTVVPTGPDGIITREDVHAAVAAAVPVVTEPQVAPAPAAVQAPASYDTARETRIPVKGVRKATAAAMVGSAFTAPHVTEFVTVDVTRTMKLVEELKADKEFTGLRVNPLLLIAKALLVAIRRNPDVNASWDEAAQEIVVKHYVNLGIAAATPRGLIVPNIKDAQAKTLPQLAESLGELVSTARDGKTSPAAMQGGTVTITNVGVFGVDTGTPILNPGESAILAVGAIKPQPWVHKGKVKPRQVTTLALSFDHRLVDGELGSKVLADVAAILEQPKRLITWA, encoded by the coding sequence GTGACGACGATGACGGAAGCGTCCGTGCGCGAGTTCAAGATGCCCGACGTGGGCGAGGGACTCACCGAGGCCGAGATCCTCAAGTGGTACGTCCAGCCCGGTGACACGGTCACCGACGGCCAGGTGGTCTGCGAGGTCGAGACGGCGAAGGCGGCCGTCGAGCTGCCCATCCCGTACGACGGCGTGGTCCGGGACCTGCACTTCCCCGAGGGCACCACGGTCGACGTGGGCACGGCGATCATCTCGGTGGACGTGGGCGGCGGCAGTGCCGCACCGGCCGCGGAGCAGCCCGCCGCCGTGCGGCCCGCGGCGGCCGCGCCCGCCGAGGAGCCGAAGGCGGCGGGCTCGGGACGCCAGCCGGTGCTGGTGGGCTACGGGGTGGCGACCTCGTCCACCCGCCGCCGCCCCCGCAAGGGCCCGGAGGTCCCGGTCCAGCAGGCCTCGACGGCGATCCAGACGGAGCTGAACGGCCACGCGCCCGTGGCCCCGGCAGCGCCCGAAGCCGCCGCCACGGCGGCGCCGGCCGGCACGGAACGCCCGCTGGCCAAGCCTCCCGTCCGCAAGCTGGCCAAGGACCTGGGCGTCGACCTGACGACGGTCGTCCCGACCGGCCCGGACGGCATCATCACCCGCGAGGACGTGCACGCGGCGGTCGCCGCCGCCGTCCCGGTGGTCACCGAGCCGCAGGTCGCGCCCGCCCCGGCAGCCGTCCAGGCTCCGGCGTCCTACGACACCGCGCGCGAGACCCGCATCCCGGTCAAGGGCGTCCGCAAGGCGACGGCGGCGGCGATGGTCGGCTCGGCGTTCACGGCGCCGCACGTCACGGAGTTCGTGACGGTCGACGTGACGCGCACGATGAAGCTGGTCGAGGAGCTGAAGGCGGACAAGGAGTTCACGGGCCTGCGTGTGAACCCCCTGCTGCTGATCGCGAAGGCGCTGCTCGTCGCGATCCGCCGCAACCCGGACGTCAACGCGTCCTGGGACGAGGCCGCCCAGGAGATCGTGGTCAAGCACTACGTGAACCTGGGCATCGCGGCCGCGACCCCGCGCGGCCTGATTGTGCCGAACATTAAGGACGCCCAGGCCAAGACCCTGCCGCAGCTGGCCGAGTCGCTGGGCGAGCTGGTGTCGACGGCCCGGGACGGCAAGACGTCCCCGGCGGCCATGCAAGGCGGCACGGTGACGATCACCAACGTCGGCGTCTTCGGCGTCGACACGGGCACGCCGATCCTGAACCCGGGCGAGTCCGCGATCCTCGCGGTCGGGGCGATCAAGCCGCAGCCGTGGGTCCACAAGGGCAAGGTGAAGCCCCGTCAGGTCACCACCCTGGCGCTGTCGTTCGACCACCGCCTGGTCGACGGCGAGCTGGGTTCGAAGGTCCTGGCCGACGTGGCGGCGATCCTGGAGCAGCCGAAGCGCCTCATCACCTGGGCGTGA